A genomic segment from Micromonospora echinaurantiaca encodes:
- a CDS encoding cold-shock protein → MPTGRVKWYDAAKGYGFVTSDEGGDVFLPKGALPAGVTDLKGGQRVDFSVVDSRRGAQAMGVKLLEAPPSVAELRRRPAEELHGLVEDMIKVLEAKVQPDLRRGRFPDRKTAQKIAQLVHAVARELEV, encoded by the coding sequence GTGCCTACGGGTCGAGTGAAGTGGTACGACGCGGCCAAGGGATACGGGTTCGTCACCAGTGACGAGGGTGGCGACGTGTTCCTGCCGAAGGGCGCGCTACCCGCTGGTGTCACCGACCTCAAGGGTGGTCAGCGGGTCGACTTCAGCGTGGTGGACAGCCGCCGGGGCGCCCAGGCGATGGGGGTCAAGCTGCTCGAGGCCCCGCCGTCGGTGGCCGAGCTGCGCCGCCGGCCGGCCGAGGAGCTGCACGGCCTGGTCGAAGACATGATCAAGGTGCTGGAGGCGAAGGTCCAGCCGGACCTGCGCCGGGGCCGGTTCCCGGACCGCAAGACCGCGCAGAAGATCGCTCAGCTGGTCCACGCGGTGGCGCGCGAGCTGGAGGTCTGA
- a CDS encoding L,D-transpeptidase family protein, which yields MKHVRITTRLVALAVVTVVGAGACTFDPQAGRGGGGEPVPAGAAEQVTGASDAPGPDQPVQPTTAPPKPTRSAAPEPTKSTPPKPKPTRSPSHTGCPQGEHQRAVETYLAQLGGFGTLTADGRQSAADCAAIKKFQKRYDIRPAEGRAGPTTYDVAKRLATTDTSRCKAGSGTTFCIDLTRQTTWVMRNGKVLVKPTVTRTGMPGYRTPAGTFTINYRNIKEWSNPYEVWLPYWQHFTQGMGFHETTTYLHNKSIGSHGCVNLLHADAVRYWELGKVGSKVVLVGRRPGT from the coding sequence ATGAAGCATGTCCGGATCACCACCCGGCTCGTCGCCCTGGCAGTCGTCACGGTGGTCGGCGCCGGTGCGTGTACGTTCGATCCGCAGGCAGGCAGGGGCGGGGGCGGGGAGCCCGTGCCGGCCGGTGCGGCGGAACAGGTAACGGGGGCGAGCGATGCGCCCGGGCCGGACCAGCCGGTCCAGCCCACCACGGCGCCGCCGAAGCCGACCCGCAGCGCCGCGCCGGAACCCACCAAGAGCACCCCGCCGAAGCCCAAGCCGACCCGCTCGCCGTCGCACACCGGCTGCCCGCAGGGCGAGCACCAGCGCGCGGTGGAGACGTACCTCGCGCAGCTCGGCGGGTTCGGCACGCTGACCGCGGACGGCCGGCAGTCCGCCGCCGACTGCGCCGCCATCAAGAAGTTCCAGAAGCGGTACGACATCCGCCCCGCCGAGGGCCGCGCCGGCCCGACGACGTACGACGTGGCGAAGCGGCTGGCCACTACCGACACCAGCCGCTGCAAGGCCGGCTCGGGCACCACCTTCTGCATCGACCTGACCCGGCAGACCACCTGGGTGATGCGCAACGGCAAGGTGCTCGTCAAGCCCACGGTGACCCGTACCGGGATGCCCGGCTACCGCACGCCGGCCGGCACCTTCACCATCAACTACCGCAACATCAAGGAGTGGTCCAACCCGTACGAGGTCTGGCTGCCCTACTGGCAGCACTTCACCCAGGGGATGGGCTTCCACGAGACCACCACCTACCTGCACAACAAGTCGATCGGTTCGCACGGCTGCGTCAACCTGCTGCACGCCGACGCGGTCCGGTACTGGGAACTCGGCAAGGTCGGCAGCAAGGTGGTGCTGGTCGGTCGCCGCCCCGGCACCTGA
- a CDS encoding 1,4-dihydroxy-6-naphthoate synthase, with product MALSLAISPCPNDTFVFHALVHGQVPSAPPVEVTYADVDVTNTAAERGAFDLVKVSYAALPWLLDDYHLLPCGGALGRGCGPLVLTRGDGNGNGNGAGGPDRTDLTGATVAVPGDRTTAYLLFRLWSAGRPPARIEVVPFHQIMPGVAAGRYDAGLVIHEARFTYPRHGLTALVDLGEWWEADTGLPIPLGAILARRGAVDPEAAAGWIRDSVRRAWADPAASRDYVLAHAQEMEPDVVDRHIGLYVNEFTADLGDAGFAAVEALLGRAADAGLVPQTSSSRATAWTS from the coding sequence GTGGCGCTCTCGCTGGCGATCTCGCCCTGCCCCAACGACACGTTCGTCTTCCACGCCCTGGTGCACGGTCAGGTGCCCAGCGCCCCGCCGGTCGAGGTGACCTACGCCGACGTGGACGTCACCAACACCGCCGCCGAGCGCGGGGCGTTCGACCTGGTCAAGGTGAGTTACGCGGCGCTGCCGTGGCTGCTCGACGACTACCACCTGCTGCCGTGCGGCGGTGCGCTCGGGCGCGGTTGCGGGCCGCTGGTGCTCACCCGGGGCGACGGCAACGGCAACGGCAACGGAGCCGGCGGCCCGGACCGCACCGACCTGACCGGCGCCACGGTGGCGGTGCCGGGCGACCGGACCACCGCGTACCTGCTCTTCCGGCTCTGGTCGGCCGGCCGCCCGCCGGCCCGGATCGAGGTGGTGCCGTTCCACCAGATCATGCCGGGCGTGGCCGCCGGCCGGTACGACGCCGGCCTGGTCATCCACGAGGCCCGGTTCACCTACCCGCGGCACGGCCTGACCGCCCTGGTCGACCTCGGCGAGTGGTGGGAGGCCGACACCGGCCTGCCGATCCCGCTCGGCGCGATCCTGGCCCGGCGGGGCGCCGTCGACCCGGAGGCCGCCGCCGGGTGGATCCGCGACTCGGTACGCCGAGCCTGGGCCGATCCGGCGGCCAGCCGGGACTACGTGCTCGCGCACGCGCAGGAGATGGAGCCCGACGTGGTGGACCGGCACATCGGCCTCTACGTCAACGAGTTCACCGCCGACCTGGGGGACGCCGGGTTCGCCGCCGTCGAGGCGCTGCTCGGCCGGGCCGCCGACGCCGGGCTGGTGCCTCAGACCTCCAGCTCGCGCGCCACCGCGTGGACCAGCTGA
- a CDS encoding GNAT family N-acetyltransferase codes for MAERTTAANLGETELGGVELGGMELGGVELGGTLRALRRRADLSQRELAAKAGVPQATLARIESGRAADPRFRTVLRLVRAAGGELAVGVVADERADAPLVPVPPVPHDDMRDEADRRYPAHLDVREVRRPRDWPGAWWASWCNLPPRLWPCPVPAATYDLDRGYRDRRRQREEIRRAVRLRRVWGDGLPTTSWRFVAELPDGELVGELRAHERSPHLFDGEEPSDEREIVLDGVLVAAPCRGLGIGRRLVELLTAEMERAGVRRAHAVAELEGVDFLLACGYQLETSRPSALRFDLPRH; via the coding sequence GTGGCAGAGCGGACGACGGCGGCCAACCTGGGCGAGACGGAGCTGGGCGGGGTGGAGCTGGGCGGGATGGAGCTGGGCGGGGTGGAGCTGGGCGGGACGCTGCGGGCCCTGCGTCGCCGAGCCGATCTGAGCCAGCGGGAGCTTGCAGCGAAGGCCGGCGTGCCGCAGGCGACTCTCGCGCGTATCGAGTCGGGGCGGGCGGCCGATCCTCGGTTCCGCACGGTGCTGCGGCTGGTCCGGGCTGCCGGGGGTGAACTCGCGGTGGGTGTCGTGGCTGATGAGAGGGCCGACGCGCCCCTCGTGCCCGTACCGCCGGTGCCCCATGACGACATGCGGGACGAGGCGGACCGCCGCTATCCGGCCCACCTCGACGTGCGGGAGGTGCGGCGGCCGCGGGACTGGCCGGGTGCCTGGTGGGCGTCGTGGTGCAATCTGCCACCGCGACTGTGGCCGTGTCCGGTGCCGGCCGCCACCTACGACCTGGACCGTGGCTATCGGGACCGCCGCCGACAACGCGAGGAGATCCGGCGGGCCGTCCGGCTGCGCCGGGTGTGGGGTGACGGCCTGCCGACCACCTCGTGGCGCTTCGTCGCTGAGCTGCCCGATGGTGAACTGGTCGGCGAGCTACGCGCCCACGAGCGGAGCCCGCATCTGTTCGACGGCGAGGAGCCGAGCGACGAACGCGAGATCGTTCTCGACGGCGTCCTCGTCGCGGCGCCCTGCCGCGGGCTGGGCATCGGTCGGCGGCTGGTCGAGCTGCTCACCGCCGAAATGGAACGGGCCGGCGTCCGGCGGGCCCATGCCGTCGCCGAGCTGGAGGGTGTCGACTTCCTGTTGGCGTGCGGCTACCAACTGGAGACGAGCCGGCCGTCGGCGTTGCGGTTCGACCTGCCGCGCCACTGA
- a CDS encoding SIR2 family NAD-dependent protein deacylase → MEIGISLPLDNDGFLRRQCPNCNGMFKWHHGPANEEAETADSPTAYHCPLCGQPAEPDRWFTDEQVEYIEGVAMPAMTRYADDLLRDAFKGRNSKYFKVEMKGHLDAADEPVALVEPDDMMIIVSPCHSYEPVKVSEDAPGPLYCLICGTPFAV, encoded by the coding sequence GTGGAGATCGGAATCAGCTTACCTCTGGATAACGACGGCTTCCTCCGTCGCCAGTGCCCCAACTGCAACGGCATGTTCAAGTGGCACCACGGACCCGCTAACGAGGAGGCGGAGACCGCCGACAGTCCCACTGCGTATCACTGCCCGCTCTGCGGCCAGCCCGCTGAGCCGGACCGTTGGTTCACAGACGAGCAGGTCGAATACATCGAAGGCGTGGCTATGCCTGCGATGACGCGCTACGCCGACGACCTTCTTAGGGACGCCTTCAAAGGCCGCAACTCGAAGTACTTTAAAGTCGAGATGAAAGGGCACCTCGATGCGGCCGACGAACCGGTCGCGCTAGTGGAGCCAGACGACATGATGATCATCGTCTCCCCGTGCCACTCCTATGAGCCGGTGAAGGTCTCGGAGGACGCTCCGGGGCCGCTGTATTGCCTGATCTGCGGAACGCCGTTCGCAGTGTAG
- a CDS encoding TIR domain-containing protein, producing the protein MVVENRSGADSRKVFVIHGRNEAARKGLFDFLRSIGLDPIEWSEAIRLTGKGSPYIGQVLDAAFGAAQAVVVLQTPDDVAYLHESLTYVGDPECSPQMQPRPNVLFEAGMAMGRDEDRTVIVEMGQIKVFSDIHGRHVVRLDNSVKKRQELAQRLDTAGCAVRLTGTDWHDAGDLTPPVPPGGGLPLGRKLPSSKATGLPRLEARFIDNGRGRIDAVQVTNHGPGDVYDLDVSANEDAGLIRDNDEFPLSRLPSGKSIRVQCYRPGSFGSAQKSHFYVTITGKTADGIPIGVEEFVSET; encoded by the coding sequence ATGGTGGTGGAGAACAGAAGCGGGGCGGACTCGCGGAAGGTGTTCGTCATCCACGGCCGGAACGAGGCAGCCAGGAAGGGGCTTTTTGACTTCCTCCGCTCGATCGGGCTCGATCCGATTGAGTGGTCCGAGGCGATCCGCCTGACCGGCAAGGGTTCTCCGTACATCGGGCAGGTTCTGGACGCCGCGTTCGGGGCCGCCCAGGCGGTGGTCGTATTGCAGACACCCGACGACGTCGCGTACCTCCACGAGAGTCTTACCTACGTCGGGGACCCGGAGTGCTCTCCTCAGATGCAGCCGCGACCGAACGTCCTCTTCGAAGCGGGAATGGCGATGGGCCGCGACGAGGACCGGACCGTGATCGTCGAGATGGGCCAGATCAAAGTCTTCAGCGATATTCACGGCAGGCACGTCGTCCGCCTCGACAACAGCGTCAAGAAGCGGCAGGAACTCGCTCAGCGTCTCGACACGGCCGGGTGCGCCGTCCGGCTCACCGGCACCGACTGGCACGATGCAGGCGACCTTACCCCGCCGGTCCCACCGGGCGGCGGTCTGCCGCTCGGCAGGAAACTTCCTTCCTCGAAGGCCACTGGTTTGCCGCGCCTCGAGGCCCGGTTCATCGACAACGGACGCGGGAGGATCGACGCCGTGCAGGTTACCAATCACGGCCCAGGCGACGTGTACGACCTGGACGTGTCGGCGAACGAGGACGCAGGACTCATACGCGACAATGACGAGTTCCCGCTCTCCCGACTGCCCAGCGGCAAGTCCATCCGCGTGCAGTGTTATCGGCCCGGGTCGTTCGGCTCGGCGCAGAAGTCACACTTTTACGTGACCATCACCGGCAAGACGGCCGACGGCATTCCCATCGGCGTCGAAGAGTTCGTAAGCGAGACCTGA
- a CDS encoding HAD family hydrolase: MPAPTVGFDLDMTLVDSRPGIAAAYRALTARTGVPVDAELAVSRLGPPLRTEIAHWFPPEQVDAAVRTYRELYPAYAITPSVPLPGALAAIEAVRAHGGRVLVVTSKLGRLARLHLDHLGITVDEVAGDLFAEEKATALRKHGATHYVGDHVADMVAAKAADVPGIGVATGPCSVDELRAAGAELVLDDLTGFPAALDGMIRLALEQ; this comes from the coding sequence ATGCCCGCACCTACGGTCGGTTTCGACCTCGACATGACCCTGGTCGACTCGCGTCCCGGCATCGCCGCCGCCTACCGGGCGTTGACCGCCCGCACCGGCGTGCCGGTGGACGCCGAGCTGGCGGTGTCCCGGCTCGGCCCACCGCTGCGCACCGAGATCGCCCACTGGTTCCCGCCGGAGCAGGTGGACGCGGCCGTCCGCACGTACCGCGAGCTCTACCCGGCGTACGCGATCACCCCCAGCGTCCCGCTGCCCGGCGCGCTGGCCGCCATCGAGGCGGTACGCGCCCACGGCGGCCGGGTGCTGGTGGTCACCTCCAAGCTGGGCCGGCTGGCCCGGCTGCACCTGGACCACCTGGGGATCACCGTCGACGAGGTGGCCGGCGACCTGTTCGCCGAGGAGAAGGCGACCGCCCTGCGGAAGCACGGCGCGACCCACTACGTCGGCGACCACGTGGCCGACATGGTGGCCGCCAAGGCGGCCGACGTGCCCGGGATCGGGGTCGCCACCGGCCCGTGCTCGGTCGACGAGCTGCGCGCGGCCGGGGCGGAACTGGTGCTCGATGATCTCACCGGATTCCCGGCGGCGCTGGACGGCATGATCCGGCTAGCCTTGGAGCAGTAG
- a CDS encoding DNA repair helicase XPB — MSGGPLIVQSDKTLLLEIDHPDAQACRMAIAPFAELERSPEHVHTYRLTPLGLWNARAAGHDAESVVDALIKFSRYPVPHALLVDVAETMDRYGRLQLANDPAHGLVLRALDRLVLVEVAKSKKLAGMLGNKIDDDTIQVHPSERGRLKQALLKLGWPAEDLAGYVDGEAHPIELAEAGKEGRKPWTLRSYQREAVEAFWAGGSGVVVLPCGAGKTLVGAAAMAEAKATTLILVTNTVAGRQWKRELIARTSLTEEEIGEYSGERKEIRPVTIATYQVLTSRRGGAFTHLDLFGARDWGLVIYDEVHLLPAPIFRFTADLQARRRLGLTATLVREDGREGDVFSLIGPKRYDAPWKDIESQGWIAPAECIEVRVTLTDAERMAYATAEAEERYRMAATARTKLPVVRALVQRHPEEQVLVIGAYIDQLHQLGEYLDAPIVQGSTTNKERERLFDAFRSGELRTLVISKVGNFSIDLPEAAVAIQVSGTFGSRQEEAQRLGRVLRPKADGRQAHFYTVVSRDTIDTEYAAHRQRFLAEQGYAYTIVDADDVLGPKLPTID, encoded by the coding sequence GTGAGCGGTGGACCACTGATCGTGCAGTCGGACAAGACCCTGCTGCTGGAGATCGACCACCCGGACGCGCAGGCCTGCCGGATGGCGATCGCGCCCTTCGCCGAGCTGGAGCGCTCCCCGGAGCACGTGCACACCTACCGGCTCACCCCGCTGGGGCTGTGGAACGCCCGGGCCGCCGGCCACGACGCGGAGAGCGTGGTGGACGCGCTGATCAAGTTCTCCCGCTACCCGGTGCCGCACGCGCTGCTGGTGGACGTGGCCGAGACGATGGACCGGTACGGCCGGCTCCAGCTCGCCAACGACCCGGCGCACGGCCTGGTGCTGCGGGCGCTGGACCGGCTGGTGCTGGTCGAGGTGGCCAAGAGCAAGAAGCTCGCCGGCATGCTCGGCAACAAGATCGACGACGACACCATCCAGGTGCACCCCTCGGAGCGGGGCCGGCTCAAGCAGGCGCTGCTCAAGCTCGGCTGGCCGGCGGAGGACCTGGCCGGCTACGTGGACGGCGAGGCGCACCCGATCGAGCTGGCCGAGGCCGGCAAGGAGGGCCGCAAGCCGTGGACGCTGCGGTCGTACCAGCGGGAGGCCGTCGAGGCGTTCTGGGCCGGCGGGTCGGGCGTGGTGGTGCTGCCCTGCGGCGCCGGCAAGACGCTGGTCGGCGCGGCGGCGATGGCCGAGGCGAAGGCGACCACGCTGATCCTGGTCACCAACACGGTGGCCGGCCGGCAGTGGAAGCGCGAGCTGATCGCCCGCACCTCGCTGACCGAGGAGGAGATCGGCGAGTACTCGGGCGAGCGCAAGGAGATCCGCCCGGTCACCATCGCCACGTACCAGGTGCTCACCTCGCGGCGCGGCGGCGCGTTCACCCACCTGGACCTGTTCGGCGCCCGCGACTGGGGCCTGGTCATCTACGACGAGGTACACCTGCTGCCCGCGCCGATCTTCCGGTTCACCGCGGACCTCCAGGCCCGCCGCCGGCTCGGCCTCACCGCGACCCTGGTCCGCGAGGACGGCCGGGAGGGCGACGTGTTCAGCCTGATCGGCCCGAAGCGGTACGACGCGCCGTGGAAGGACATCGAGTCGCAGGGCTGGATCGCCCCGGCCGAGTGCATCGAGGTACGCGTGACGCTCACCGACGCGGAGCGGATGGCGTACGCGACGGCGGAGGCCGAGGAGCGCTACCGGATGGCGGCGACCGCCCGCACCAAGCTGCCAGTGGTTCGCGCGTTGGTGCAGCGGCACCCGGAGGAGCAGGTCCTCGTCATCGGCGCGTACATCGACCAGCTGCACCAGCTCGGCGAGTACCTGGACGCGCCGATCGTGCAGGGCTCGACCACCAACAAGGAGCGGGAGCGACTCTTCGACGCGTTCCGCTCGGGTGAGCTGCGCACGCTGGTGATCTCGAAGGTCGGGAACTTCTCCATCGACCTGCCCGAGGCGGCGGTGGCGATCCAGGTGTCCGGGACGTTCGGGTCGCGGCAGGAGGAGGCGCAGCGGCTCGGTCGCGTCCTGCGGCCGAAGGCCGACGGGCGGCAGGCGCACTTCTACACGGTGGTGTCCCGGGACACGATCGACACGGAGTACGCGGCGCACCGGCAGCGCTTCCTGGCCGAGCAGGGGTACGCGTACACGATCGTCGACGCGGATGACGTCCTCGGCCCGAAGCTCCCGACGATCGACTGA
- a CDS encoding futalosine hydrolase encodes MTGLLVVTAVPAEAEAVRAGLPDADMVVVPVGVGPAVAGAATARLLALAEAAGRPYQGVVSAGVAGGFAGAVAVGGTVLGTRSVAADLGAESPAGFIPVDELGMPPELLGGGVAIAADPDLLATLQSNLPEATVGAVLTVSTVTGTARSTEELRRRHPDAVAEAMEGYGVGVAAAHAGLPFVELRTVSNPIGPRDRDAWRMREALAALTTAAAALA; translated from the coding sequence GTGACCGGGCTGCTCGTGGTGACCGCGGTACCGGCCGAGGCGGAGGCGGTCCGCGCCGGCCTGCCGGACGCGGACATGGTGGTGGTGCCGGTGGGCGTGGGCCCGGCCGTCGCCGGTGCGGCCACCGCCCGGTTGCTGGCGCTCGCCGAGGCCGCCGGACGGCCGTACCAGGGCGTGGTGAGCGCCGGCGTGGCTGGTGGCTTCGCCGGGGCCGTGGCGGTGGGCGGCACCGTGCTGGGCACCCGCAGCGTCGCCGCCGACCTGGGCGCCGAGTCCCCCGCCGGGTTCATCCCGGTGGACGAGCTCGGCATGCCGCCGGAGCTGCTCGGCGGCGGCGTCGCGATCGCCGCCGACCCCGACCTGCTGGCCACCCTCCAGTCGAACCTGCCCGAGGCGACGGTGGGCGCGGTGTTGACGGTCAGCACGGTGACCGGCACCGCTCGGAGCACCGAGGAGCTGCGCCGCCGGCACCCGGACGCGGTGGCCGAGGCCATGGAGGGGTACGGGGTCGGCGTCGCCGCCGCCCACGCCGGCCTGCCCTTCGTCGAGCTGCGTACCGTCTCGAACCCGATCGGCCCCCGCGACCGTGACGCCTGGCGGATGCGCGAGGCACTGGCCGCCCTCACCACCGCCGCCGCAGCCCTGGCCTGA
- a CDS encoding helicase-associated domain-containing protein: MTTSLADHLRSLPDESLAALLQLRPDLVVPVPADVSALAIRAQSRVSVARALDGLDQFTLQILDAARLTRDPADGSTSTEAVLAMATAGPHPPAPTAVRAAVNRLRALFLLYGPESGLQIVGGIDEISPYPAGLGRPAAELDPRTAALCADPAKLRRTLLAAPPSARAILDRLAAGPPVGSVPPGALQAPPVGAEDALPPDPTNGGAPTGSPVRWLVDHRLLVRISGGAGGTGTVELPREIGLLLRRDTGPLGPLRTSPPPVTAAPREPKAADSAGAGQTMEVVRLTEALLENLAAEPVPVLRSGGLGVRELRRLARVGGADEPTAALLLEVAYAAGLLGEMDLPGATTARYGADQQVLPTAGYEVWRASSLAQRWEQLARAWLTMTRQVGLVGQRDDRDRPITVLSAEAERAGAPLARRSVLGVLADLEPATAPTPEEVQELLDWRAPRRSRGREAAHREVLAEAATLGVTGLGALTSYGRLLLADVTAGDERGGDDPLGLRVEAEEGEPSTAVRALDALLPAPVDHFLVQADLSVVVPGPPDPALAAELEVVAEQESAGGASVYRVTTASVRRALDAGFSADDLHGLFRRRSRTPVPQGLTYLIDDVARKHGGLRVGSAGGYVRSDDEALLTEVLADRRLESLALRRLAPTVLVTPYQVNRMLLALRDAGYAPVPEDASGATVLARPKTRRAPARVSVAARTLDPLATPKLSMPRMLGVVEQIRRGDAAARAARRAPAVVRGAAPTGPVAVPSHSDALAVLQQAVRDKALVWVGYVDAHGATASRLVRPVSIGAGYLRAEDERTEMLHTFALHRVTAAVLEE, from the coding sequence ATGACCACCTCACTCGCCGACCACCTCCGGTCGCTGCCCGACGAGTCGCTCGCCGCCCTGCTCCAGCTGCGGCCGGACCTCGTCGTACCCGTGCCGGCCGACGTCTCCGCGCTCGCCATCCGGGCCCAGTCGCGGGTCTCGGTGGCCCGCGCCCTGGACGGGCTGGACCAGTTCACCCTGCAGATCCTGGACGCCGCCCGGCTGACCCGGGACCCGGCCGACGGCAGCACCTCCACCGAGGCGGTGCTCGCCATGGCCACCGCCGGGCCGCACCCGCCCGCCCCGACCGCGGTCCGGGCCGCGGTCAACCGGCTGCGCGCGCTCTTCCTGCTGTACGGCCCGGAGAGCGGTCTGCAGATCGTCGGCGGCATCGACGAGATCTCGCCGTACCCGGCGGGGCTCGGCCGACCGGCGGCGGAGCTGGACCCGCGGACGGCCGCGCTCTGCGCGGACCCGGCGAAGCTGCGGCGCACGCTGCTGGCCGCGCCGCCCTCGGCCCGGGCGATCCTGGACCGGCTGGCCGCCGGCCCGCCGGTGGGCAGCGTGCCGCCCGGCGCGCTCCAGGCCCCGCCGGTCGGCGCGGAGGACGCGCTGCCGCCCGACCCGACCAACGGTGGGGCCCCGACCGGCTCGCCGGTGCGCTGGCTGGTCGACCACCGGCTGCTGGTCCGGATCTCCGGCGGCGCGGGCGGCACCGGCACCGTCGAGCTGCCCCGGGAGATCGGCCTGCTGCTGCGCCGGGACACCGGCCCGCTCGGCCCGCTGCGCACCAGCCCGCCGCCGGTGACGGCCGCGCCCCGGGAGCCGAAGGCCGCCGACTCCGCCGGCGCCGGCCAGACCATGGAGGTGGTACGCCTCACCGAGGCGCTGCTGGAGAACCTCGCCGCCGAGCCGGTGCCGGTGCTCCGCTCCGGCGGGCTGGGCGTACGGGAGCTGCGCCGGCTGGCCCGGGTCGGCGGGGCGGACGAGCCGACGGCGGCGCTGCTGCTGGAGGTGGCGTACGCGGCCGGGCTGCTCGGCGAGATGGACCTGCCCGGCGCGACCACCGCCCGGTACGGGGCCGACCAGCAGGTGCTGCCGACGGCCGGCTACGAGGTGTGGCGGGCCAGTTCGCTGGCCCAGCGCTGGGAGCAGCTGGCCCGGGCGTGGCTGACCATGACCCGGCAGGTCGGCCTGGTCGGGCAGCGCGACGACCGGGACCGCCCGATCACGGTGCTCTCCGCCGAGGCGGAACGGGCCGGCGCGCCGCTGGCCCGGCGGTCGGTGCTCGGCGTGCTGGCCGACCTGGAGCCGGCCACCGCGCCGACCCCGGAGGAGGTGCAGGAGCTGCTGGACTGGCGGGCGCCGCGGCGCAGCCGGGGCCGGGAGGCCGCGCACCGCGAGGTGCTGGCCGAGGCGGCCACGCTGGGCGTCACCGGCCTCGGCGCGCTCACCTCGTACGGGCGGCTGCTGCTGGCCGACGTGACGGCGGGCGACGAGCGGGGCGGGGACGACCCGCTCGGGCTGCGGGTGGAGGCCGAGGAGGGTGAGCCGTCGACGGCGGTACGCGCGCTGGACGCCCTGCTGCCCGCCCCGGTCGACCACTTCCTGGTGCAGGCCGACCTGTCGGTGGTGGTGCCCGGCCCGCCCGACCCGGCGCTCGCCGCCGAACTGGAGGTGGTGGCGGAGCAGGAGTCGGCCGGCGGGGCCAGCGTGTACCGGGTCACCACGGCGAGCGTGCGCCGCGCCCTGGACGCCGGTTTCTCGGCCGACGACCTGCACGGGCTGTTCCGGCGGCGTTCCCGCACGCCCGTGCCGCAGGGGTTGACGTACCTGATCGACGACGTGGCCCGCAAGCACGGCGGGCTGCGGGTCGGTTCGGCCGGCGGGTACGTGCGCAGCGACGACGAGGCGCTGCTCACCGAGGTGCTGGCCGACCGGCGGCTGGAGTCGCTGGCGTTGCGCCGGCTGGCGCCGACGGTGCTGGTCACGCCGTACCAGGTGAACCGGATGTTGCTCGCGCTCCGCGACGCCGGCTACGCGCCGGTGCCGGAGGACGCCAGCGGGGCGACCGTGCTGGCCCGGCCGAAGACCCGGCGGGCGCCGGCCCGGGTGTCGGTGGCCGCCCGGACGCTCGACCCGCTGGCCACGCCGAAGCTGTCCATGCCGCGCATGCTCGGGGTGGTGGAGCAGATCCGGCGCGGCGACGCGGCGGCCCGGGCGGCCCGGCGCGCGCCGGCCGTGGTCCGGGGCGCCGCGCCGACCGGTCCGGTGGCGGTGCCCAGCCACAGCGACGCCCTGGCGGTGCTGCAGCAGGCGGTCCGGGACAAGGCGCTGGTCTGGGTCGGGTACGTCGACGCGCACGGGGCGACCGCGTCCCGGCTGGTCCGGCCGGTGTCGATCGGGGCCGGCTACCTGCGGGCCGAGGACGAGCGGACGGAGATGCTGCACACCTTCGCGCTGCACCGGGTCACCGCGGCGGTGCTGGAGGAGTAG